CCACCACCGAGCTGAAGGCCGGTGACTCCCTCGACGTGGCACCGCCGGCCGGGCGCTTCACGCTGGCGCCCGCACCCGAGGACTCCGGTCACTACGCCGCCGTGGCGGCCGGCAGCGGCATCACGCCGGTGCTGGCGATGCTCGGATCGGCCCTGCTCGCGTCCGATGACGTCACCGCCACCCTCGTCTACGCCAACGGCACCCGCGCCGGCACGATGTTCGCCGACGAGATCGCCATGCTGGCGCGACAGGCCGAGGGCCGGTTGAAGGTCGTGCACGTGCTGAGCCGCGAGGACGCGCCCGCGGCGGCGGCCACGACCGGCGAGGCGACGGCTGTCTCGCACGAGCGCTTCGTCGGTGGCCGGCTCACCCCGGGTCTGCTGACCGACCTCGTCGGTGACCGGCTCGCACGGGCCGACGCGTGGTTCGTGTGCGGACCCCAGGGCGTCGTGGACCTGGTCGGCGAAGCCCTGGCCGGCGGCGGGGTGGCAGCGGACCGCCTCCACCATGAGCTGTTCTTCGTCGAGACCGACGACGCCGCAGCCGCGCTGGCGGTGGAGTCCGAGCTCGCGCTCACCATCGACGGCGTGGAGACCAACGTGGTGACCGACCGCGACGAGACCGTGCTCGAAGCGGCGCTGCGGGCCCGGCTCGACCCGCCGTACGCGTGCGCCGGCGGCGCGTGCGGCACCTGCCGCGCCCTGGTCACGCGGGGCTCGGTGGCCATGGACACCGACCACGCGCTCACGCCTGAGGACCGTGAGGCCGGCTACGTCCTCACCTGCCAGGCGCGGCCGACCACCTCACGGGTCGGACTGGACTACGACGCCTGACCCGGACGGGTCGATCCGGTCATTCGGCGGCGAATTGCTGCCATCACGGCCGCGGTCCCTTCCGCGACCCTCGGCCCGGTGACACAGTGGCAGGAAAGAGTCGAACAGAAAGAATCTGCCATGTGGTCATCCGTCGCCCTGATCGCCCTCGTCCTCGCCGTCCTCGTCGCCCTCGGGCGCCTCTCACGCGGGGCGCACGAGCCGGGGGCCGGTCGAGACGGGGCCGTTCGCGCGCTGGCGCGCGACGCCCGCCTCGGCCTCATCGAGCTGAACCGGTTGCACGAGGCGGGGCGGATGCCCCGCTGAGGGTCAGGACCGGGCGGCCCCGACCACCTCGACCATCACGGCGCAGAAGGCGTCCAGGTCGTCGGGCGAGCGGCTCGTGACGAGGTTGCCGTCCCGTGCGACCTCCTCGTCGACGACGGTCGCGCCCGCGTTGCGCAGGTCCGTACGGATGCTCGGGAACGACGTCAACGTCCGCCCCTGCACGACCCCTGCCTCGACGAGGGTCCACGGGCCGTGACAGATCGACGCGACGGGCTTGCCGCTGTGGACGAAGTCCCGCACGAATGCGACGGCCTGCTCGTCGAGTCGCAGCTTGTCGGGGTTGACCGTGCCGCCGGGCAGCACCAGGGCGTCGTAGTCGTCGACGGAGACGTCGGCCACCACGCGGTCGACCTCGATCTCCCCGGCGTCCTCGAGGTCACCGTTCTTCGCCGCGATCCGCCCCGGTTCGAGCGACACCACCTCGACGGTGGCTCCCTCCTCCCGGGCGGCCTCCGCGGGTCGGTCGAGCTCGACCCTCTCGACGCCGTCGGCGGCGAGGATGGCGATGTGGCGCCCTGTGAGTCGGTCGGTCATGTCGTCTCCTTCCCGCCGTGCGGTCGGCGGTCGTGGTCAGGTCCCCTCCTCGTACCCAGGGTCTGTCCGGCGACTCGCCTGACATGATGGCCGTCACACCGATCACCGGAGGAACCATGAGCATCGACGTCGTCGCCGTCATCACCGCCAAGCCCGGGTCCGAGGACGCCGTGCGTGAGGCGCTCCGGGGTCTGGTCGCCCCGACCCGCGAGGAGGCCGGCTGCCTGGGCTACGACCTGTCGGAGTCGGCCGCCGCGCCCGGCACGTTCGTCACGGTCGAGAAGTGGAACGACCCGTCCGACCTCGACCTGCACATGCAGACCCCGCACATCCAGTCCGCCCTGGCCGTGCTGGGATCGGAGCTCGCCGCCGCGCCGGCCATCCACCCCCTGAAGCCGCTCGTCGTCGGCTGACTCCTGCGAAACCCCACATGTAGGGGTTACATCGGTGTCATTCACCAGATAGTGTGGTCGACGCAGCTGGTTCGCCTCCTCATCCAGGGGAGTCGTGGCAACAGGGAATCCGGTGCAAGACCGGAACTGCCCCGCAGCGGTGAACGGGAACGACCGGTGTCACACGCACTGAGCCCTCTGCCTCGCACGAGGTACGGCTTGGGAAGCGACACCCAGTAGGCGGCGGCGCGCGAGCGCCACCTGGCCCGTGAGTCCGAAGACCTGCCAGTGCCACCCCGTCCCGACGACGGAGTGGGTCCGCGACCTCGTGGGAAGGTCAGGGGATCAGGTCGCCCGTCGACCCCTTCTCCCGTTCACCCCCGTCACTCACGGACTGCGTCTCACGCACCAGTTCACGAGGGGTGAACCGCATGACCATCACTGTCATCAAGCGCGACGGAACGCGCGCACCGTACGACGGCTACGAGATCGCCCGGTCGATCGAGGAGGCCGCCACCGGTCTGCCCGACCAGGTCGCCCGCGTCACGCAGCTGCAGTCCGAGCTGGAGATCACGCTCTTCGACGGCATCACCAGCGAACAGCTCGACGAGGCCGTCGTCGGCGTCGCCCTGCAGAACGTCAAGGACGACCCCGCCTTCGACACGATCGCGTCGCGCCTGCTGGTCAAGACGCTCTACAAGAAGGTCTTCGGCGAGGGTGTCACCCGCGACGAGGTCGACGCCTTCCATGGACCGGCGTTCGTCGCCTCGGTCGTGCGCGGGGTCGAGCTCGGCCTGCTCGACCACCGGCTGGCCGAGCGCTACGACCTGGAGGTCCTCGGTGCCGCGCTCGATCCCGCCCGCGACGACCTGCTGCGCTACATCGGCGTGCAGACGATGCGCACCCGGTACATGCTCGTCGAACCCGACGGCACACCGCTGGAGGTGCCGCAGTTCTTCTGGATGCGGGTCAGCATGGGGCTGGCCCTGGACGAGGCCGATCCCACCGCCGCCGCCCTCGCCTTCTACGACAAGATGTCGCGGCTGGAGTACCTGGCCGCCGGGTCGACGCTGGTGAACGCCGGCACCGGCTACGCCCAGCTCTCCAACTGCTTCGTGATGCAGATGGAGGACGACATCGAACACATCGCCAAGAGCGTGCGGGACGTGATGTGGCTGACGAAGGGCACCGGAGGCATCGGTCTGTCGGTCAGCAAGCTGCGGTCCGAGGGCTCGCCCATCCGCTCCAACCACACCACCTCGACCGGGCCGATCCCGTTCATGCACACCATCGACTCGACCCTGCGGGCGATCAGCCGGGGCGGCAAGAAGTTCGGGGCGTTGTGCTTCTACATGGAGAACTGGCACCTCGACTTCGCCCAGTTCCTCGACCTGCGCGCCAACTCCGGCGACCCGTACCGGCGCACCCGCACCGCGAACACCGCGGTGTGGATCAGCGACGAGTTCATGAAGCGGGTCGCGGACGACCTCGACTGGTACCTGTTCGACCCGCTCGACGTGCCCGACCTGACCGAGCTGTTCGGTGCGGCGTTCTCGGCCCGGTACGCCGAGTACGTGGCCGAGGCCGACGCCGGCCGGCTGCGGCACAAGAAGCTGCGAGCCCGCGAACAGTTCCGCGCGATCCTGGTGAGCCTGCAGGCCAGCTCCCACCCGTGGCTGACGTGGAAGGACACGATCAACACCCGGGCGCTCAACCACAACACCGGCACGATCCACCTGTCGAACCTGTGCACCGAGATCACCCTGCCGCAGGACCGTGACAACGTCGCGGTCTGCAACCTGGCGTCGATCAACCTCTCGCGGCACCTCGTCGGCCGCCGGTCGGACGCGCACATCGACTGGGACCGGCTGGCCGGGTCGACCCGGCTGGCGGTCCGCCAGCTCGACAACCTGATCGACATCACCATCAGCTCGGTGCCGGAGTCCGAACGGTCCAACGAGCAGAACCGCGCCCTGGGACTCGGGGTCATGGGCTTCACCGACGTCGTGGAGCGGTTCGGGTGGTCGTACGAGTCCGAGCAGGCGTACGACCTGATCGACGAGGTGATGGAGTTCGTCAGCTGGCACGCGATCGACGCCTCGGCCGACCTGGCCCGCGAGCGGGGCGCCTACCCGAACTTCGAGGGATCGCGGTGGAGCCAGGGGCTCGTGCCGATCGACTCGCTCGACCTGCTCGCCGCCGACCGCGGCGTGCCGGTCGAGGTCGACCGCACCACCCGGCTGGACTGGGACGCCCTGCGGGCCAAGGTCGCCGGGGGTGTCCGCAACTCCACGCTGATGGCGGTCGCGCCCACGGCGTCGATCGGCCTGGTGGCGGGCACGACGCCGGGCCTCGACCCGCAGTTCAGCCAGATCTTCAGCCGCGCGACGAGCTCGGGCAAGTTCCTGGAGGTCAACCGCAACCTGGTGGAGGACCTGCAGGCGCTCGGCCTGTGGGAGACGGTCCGCGAGGACCTGCTGCGCCACCAGGGCGACCTGTCCAAGGTGGACGGGGTGCCCGCCGAGCTGCAGGAGATCTACCGCACCAGCTTCCAGCTGTCGCCGTACGCCTTCCTGCACGTGGCCGCGCGGGCCCAGAAGTGGATCGACCAGGCGATCAGCCGCAACATCTACCTGCAGAGCCGGGACGTCGGGGAGATGGCCGAGCTGTACGCGGCGGCCTGGCGCATGGGCGTCAAGACGACCTACTACCTGCACATGATGCCTCGGCACACCGCCGAGCAGAGCACCGTCAAGGTCAACAAGGCCGCGTCCAGCACCCCGGCCGGGGGAGCGGCCCGACGAGGGTTCGGTGCCGTCGCGACGGCACCGGTCGAGGTCCAGGAGCTCGAGGTGGTCGACGGAGCAGCCTGCCCGGTCGACCCGGCCGAGCGACTCCAGTGCGACTCGTGCCAGTGACCCGCCCCCGCCGCGCCATCCACGCCAGCCTGCTGACCCCCCGAACCGGAACGGACACCACCATGACCACTGCACCCACCACCACCCGCCGGGGCATCCTCGGCACCGGCATCGACGAAGGACTCCTGCTCAAGCCCGTCACCTACCCGTGGGCGATGGAGCTGTACGACCAGGCCGTCGCCAACACCTGGTTCCCGAACGAGATCCAGCTGGGCGAGGACCTGGCCGACTTCGAGCGCATGAGCGACGAGGAGCGGCACGCCCTCACCTTCCTCATGAGCTACTTCAACCCCAACGAGCTGCTGGTCAACAAGGCGCTGGCGTTCGGTGTCTACCCGTACGTCAACGCCGCCGAGTGCCACCTGTACCTCGCCAAGCAGATGTGGGAGGAGGCCAACCACTGCATGAGCTTCGAGTACGTGCTCGAGACGTTCCCGATCGACCGCGAGGCCGCGTACGGGTCGCACGTGACGGTGCCGTCGATGGCCGCCAAGGAGGAGTTCGAGATCCGCTTCATCCGGCGGATGACCGAGCAGACGCTCGACATCACCACCACGGAGGGCAAGCAGGACTTCGTGCGCAACCTGGTGGCCTACAACGTCATCCTCGAGGGCATCTGGTTCTACTCCGGGTTCATGGTGGCGTTGAGCTTCCGGCAGCGGAACCTGTTGCGCAACTTCGGTTCGCTGATCGACTGGATCGTGCGCGACGAGAGTCTGCACCTGAAGTTCGGGATCAACCTCATCCTCACCGTGCTGGAGGAGAACCCCGAGGTCGCCACCGCGGAGTTCGCCGCCGAGATCCAGCAGATGGTGCTCGATGCCGTCGAGATGGAGGAGGCCTACAACCGCGACCTGCTGCCCGGCGGGATCCTGGGACTCAACGCGGACTACATCAACCAGTACGTGCGCTACCTGGCCGACCGGCGGCTCGAGGAGCTCGGCTTCGGGCCCCACTATGGCGCGACGAACCCCGCCAAGTGGATGGCGACCGCCAACGACACCCTGCAGCTGGTCAACTTCTTCGAGGCGACCAACACGTCCTACGAGGTGAACGCGAAGCTGACCTGAGCCGGATCATTCGGCGTCGAAGGTCCGTCGCACGTGCGTCACGATCTCGGTGCGTCCTGTGCGTCCCTCCGGCACGGGGAGCAGCGGGTAGACGTGAGGAGCCCCGTCGGCCACGGTCAGGGACACCCGGCCGGCCGGCGTGGCTCGGTCACGCAGCAGCAGGGCGT
The Aeromicrobium marinum DSM 15272 genome window above contains:
- a CDS encoding putative quinol monooxygenase codes for the protein MSIDVVAVITAKPGSEDAVREALRGLVAPTREEAGCLGYDLSESAAAPGTFVTVEKWNDPSDLDLHMQTPHIQSALAVLGSELAAAPAIHPLKPLVVG
- a CDS encoding ribonucleotide-diphosphate reductase subunit beta: MTTAPTTTRRGILGTGIDEGLLLKPVTYPWAMELYDQAVANTWFPNEIQLGEDLADFERMSDEERHALTFLMSYFNPNELLVNKALAFGVYPYVNAAECHLYLAKQMWEEANHCMSFEYVLETFPIDREAAYGSHVTVPSMAAKEEFEIRFIRRMTEQTLDITTTEGKQDFVRNLVAYNVILEGIWFYSGFMVALSFRQRNLLRNFGSLIDWIVRDESLHLKFGINLILTVLEENPEVATAEFAAEIQQMVLDAVEMEEAYNRDLLPGGILGLNADYINQYVRYLADRRLEELGFGPHYGATNPAKWMATANDTLQLVNFFEATNTSYEVNAKLT
- a CDS encoding ribonucleoside-diphosphate reductase subunit alpha translates to MTITVIKRDGTRAPYDGYEIARSIEEAATGLPDQVARVTQLQSELEITLFDGITSEQLDEAVVGVALQNVKDDPAFDTIASRLLVKTLYKKVFGEGVTRDEVDAFHGPAFVASVVRGVELGLLDHRLAERYDLEVLGAALDPARDDLLRYIGVQTMRTRYMLVEPDGTPLEVPQFFWMRVSMGLALDEADPTAAALAFYDKMSRLEYLAAGSTLVNAGTGYAQLSNCFVMQMEDDIEHIAKSVRDVMWLTKGTGGIGLSVSKLRSEGSPIRSNHTTSTGPIPFMHTIDSTLRAISRGGKKFGALCFYMENWHLDFAQFLDLRANSGDPYRRTRTANTAVWISDEFMKRVADDLDWYLFDPLDVPDLTELFGAAFSARYAEYVAEADAGRLRHKKLRAREQFRAILVSLQASSHPWLTWKDTINTRALNHNTGTIHLSNLCTEITLPQDRDNVAVCNLASINLSRHLVGRRSDAHIDWDRLAGSTRLAVRQLDNLIDITISSVPESERSNEQNRALGLGVMGFTDVVERFGWSYESEQAYDLIDEVMEFVSWHAIDASADLARERGAYPNFEGSRWSQGLVPIDSLDLLAADRGVPVEVDRTTRLDWDALRAKVAGGVRNSTLMAVAPTASIGLVAGTTPGLDPQFSQIFSRATSSGKFLEVNRNLVEDLQALGLWETVREDLLRHQGDLSKVDGVPAELQEIYRTSFQLSPYAFLHVAARAQKWIDQAISRNIYLQSRDVGEMAELYAAAWRMGVKTTYYLHMMPRHTAEQSTVKVNKAASSTPAGGAARRGFGAVATAPVEVQELEVVDGAACPVDPAERLQCDSCQ
- a CDS encoding type 1 glutamine amidotransferase domain-containing protein — translated: MTDRLTGRHIAILAADGVERVELDRPAEAAREEGATVEVVSLEPGRIAAKNGDLEDAGEIEVDRVVADVSVDDYDALVLPGGTVNPDKLRLDEQAVAFVRDFVHSGKPVASICHGPWTLVEAGVVQGRTLTSFPSIRTDLRNAGATVVDEEVARDGNLVTSRSPDDLDAFCAVMVEVVGAARS